In Helianthus annuus cultivar XRQ/B chromosome 8, HanXRQr2.0-SUNRISE, whole genome shotgun sequence, a single genomic region encodes these proteins:
- the LOC110870629 gene encoding uncharacterized protein LOC110870629 codes for MEVRQAVKDYKLSLCAILESHVNVANLASVCKSVFRSWDWTSNGRCCDKGTRIIVGWNPAVFDVMILAQSDQVMHLQLVFKLDKRRVFCSIVYAANYYVTRRDLWQQLSMHKTLVADSPWFLMGDFNSALNIEDSSMGTSSCSTGMREFQACVDDIEVVDINRSGIHFTWNQKPKKGIGLLKKIDRVMGNTSFLAEYPNSVAIFKPYRLSDYCPCILSFPEAMKVKPRSFKFANFLVFKPEFLEIVTKCWDTHVDGVYQFRVVKKLRLLKNPLRSLLFKQGNLHKKVDNLRLKLDVIQQNLDQDPSNVDIHADEASTSRELQAALLDEERFLKQKSKVDWLAAGDMNTDKFGNFVTDCIIHGN; via the exons ATGGAGGTTCGGCAGGCTGTAAAAGATTATAAGTTGAGTCTGTGTGCTATTTTAGAGTCCCATGTTAATGTTGCTAATTTGGCGAGTGTGTGTAAGTCCGTGTTTCGCTCGTGGGACTGGACTTCGAATGGTAGGTGTTGTGATAAAGGCACTCGAATCATTGTTGGTTGGAATCCGGCAGTCTTTGATGTGATGATTTTGGCTCAGTCGGATCAGGTTATGCACCTTCAACTCGTGTTTAAATTGGATAAAAGGAGGGTCTTCTGTTCTATTGTTTATGCTGCCAATTATTATGTGACCCGTAGGGATTTGTGGCAACAACTTTCGATGCACAAAACTCTTGTTGCGGATAGTCCGTGGTTTCTTATGGGTGATTTTAACTCGGCTCTGAATATAGAGGATAGTTCCATGGGCACGTCTTCTTGTTCTACCGGTATGAGAGAGTTCCAGGCATGTGTAGATGACATTGAAGTGGTCGATATTAATCGGTCAGGTATTCATTTTACTTGGAACCAAAAGCCAAAGAAAGGGATTGGATTACTTAAGAAAATTGATCGGGTGATGGGGAACACCTCTTTTCTAGCTGAATATCCGAACTCGGTGGCTATTTTCAAGCCATATCGTCTGTCGGATTACTGCCCTTGTATTTTATCGTTCCCGGAAGCTATGAAAGTGAAACCGAGGTCTTTCAAGTTCGCTAACTTTCTGGTTTTCAAACCAGAATTTTTAGAGATTGTCACTAAATGTTGGGATACTCATGTTGATGGTGTGTACCAGTTTCGAGTCGTAAAAAAACTTCGTTTGCTGAAAAACCCGCTAAGGTCGCTGCTCTTTAAGCAAGGAAATCTCCATAAGAAAGTTGATAACCTTAGATTGAAGTTGGATGTGATTCAACAAAACTTGGATCAAGACCCGTCTAATGTTGATATCCATGCTGATGAGGCTTCAACTAGCCGCGAGTTACAGGCGGCTTTACTAGATGAGGAGCGGTTCCTGAAACAAAAATCGAAAGTGGATTGGTTAGCTGCTGGCGATATGAACACG GATAAGTTTGGAAACTTTGTAACTGATTGCATAATTCATGGAAATTAG